The following are encoded together in the Cryptococcus neoformans var. neoformans JEC21 chromosome 9 sequence genome:
- a CDS encoding cell wall organization and biogenesis-related protein, putative, whose protein sequence is MLSSLLAVPLAILALRPSLVAAQGDLSGANNVTDLEGTWSSNSAVSTGGDICIPAEMKFNYPNNSGISYSFTNDGFFEEVQYQYNANASNPACIQAYIYWQHGTYSLNDNGSMTLFPFTSDGRIQVQDPCAATTNIITYYSNQVLFTDWGIVVDSSSGRYTLNLNKYDGSKMARMFLVAKPPNMLPTQILTGVNASGQTSTRKRSFTQSLDFLKRSSAEPRWSGLLFAQGYPTSFTMLGLAGLAVVGVLALV, encoded by the exons ATGCTTTCCTCACTACTCGCCGTCCCCCTCGccatcctcgccctccGCCCTTCCCTCGTCGCTGCCCAGGGCGACCTCAGCGGCGCCAACAACGTCACAGATCTCGAAGGAACATGGAGCAGCAACTCGGCAGTGTCGACCGGCGGT GACATTTGCATCCCTGCCGAAATGAAGTTCAACTATCCCAACAACAGCGGCATCTCCTACTCGTT CACCAACGACGGCTTCTTTGAAGAAGTCCAGTACCAATACAACGCCAACGCCTCCAACCCCGCCTGCATCCAAGCCTACATCTACTGGCAACACGGCACCTACTCGCTCAACGACAACGGCTCCATgaccctcttccccttcacctCCGACGGCCGCATCCAGGTCCAGGACCCATGCGCCGCCACGACAAACATCATTACGTACTATAGTAACCAAGTGCTGTTTACCGATTGGGGAATCGTCGTCGATTCGTCGTCGGGGAGGTATACCTTGAATCTGAACAAGTATGACGGCTCCAAGATGGCTCGCATGTTTCTCGTCGCCAAACCACCCAACATGCTCCCCACCCAGATCCTCACAGGCGTAAACGCCTCGGGACAGACATCCACCCGAAAACGATCATTCACCCAGTCACTCGATTTCCTGAAACGGTCGTCGGCCGAACCCCGATGGTCTGGTCTGCTCTTTGCGCAAGGATATCCGACCTCGTTTACAATGCTCGGTTTGGCCGGGCTGGCTGTCGTGGGTGTGTTGGCGTTGGTATAA